Proteins from one Gimesia maris genomic window:
- the bioA gene encoding adenosylmethionine--8-amino-7-oxononanoate transaminase, translating to MQSDELRNIDNEHVWHPFTQMQGHRDEEVPIIESGDGFFLIDTDGRSYLDGVSSLWCNVHGHRVPELDQAIRAQLDQIAHSTLLGLASVPSIELAEELVKRTPADLTKVFYSDSGSTAVEIALKMAFQYHANKSPADSQTRDLFACMQHAYHGDTIGSVSVGGISIFHQIFGKLLFESVQIPCPVAYHRPEGYTEESYLEFCFAELERLLAENHERLAAFVIEPLVQGAAGMLMHPAGYLKRVRELTRQYGIPLIADEVAVGLGRTGTMFACEQEGVTPDFLCLAKGITGGYLPLAVTMATDEIAAAFEGAHTDYNAFYHGHTYTGNSLACAAALATLKLFDENRTLDNVRETSAVLTQRLAELKEHPYVGEIRHKGVMVGIELVADRETRTAFPAELRLGHQVTLAARKNGVIVRPLGDVVILMPAPGMPAELVEQLCDTVFAAIDEAIQMQVA from the coding sequence ATGCAGTCTGACGAGTTACGTAACATCGATAATGAGCATGTCTGGCATCCCTTTACCCAGATGCAGGGGCATCGCGATGAAGAGGTACCAATCATCGAATCAGGCGATGGTTTCTTTCTGATCGATACGGACGGACGTTCGTACCTGGATGGAGTTTCGTCACTGTGGTGCAATGTGCACGGACATCGCGTGCCTGAACTGGACCAGGCAATTCGCGCTCAACTGGATCAAATTGCACATTCGACATTACTCGGGCTGGCGAGCGTCCCCTCAATCGAACTGGCAGAGGAACTGGTAAAACGGACGCCCGCTGATTTGACAAAGGTGTTTTATTCTGACAGTGGATCGACAGCGGTGGAAATTGCGCTGAAGATGGCGTTTCAGTATCACGCAAACAAATCGCCCGCCGATTCACAGACTCGTGATTTGTTTGCCTGTATGCAGCACGCTTATCATGGCGATACGATTGGTTCGGTGAGTGTTGGCGGGATTTCAATTTTTCATCAGATCTTCGGCAAACTGCTGTTTGAATCGGTACAGATTCCGTGTCCTGTCGCTTACCACCGTCCCGAGGGATATACAGAAGAAAGCTATCTTGAATTCTGCTTTGCTGAGTTAGAACGACTGCTTGCAGAAAATCATGAGCGACTGGCGGCTTTTGTAATTGAACCTCTCGTGCAGGGGGCAGCCGGGATGTTGATGCATCCTGCTGGATATCTGAAACGCGTGCGGGAGCTGACTCGTCAGTATGGAATTCCACTGATTGCCGATGAAGTAGCAGTAGGCCTGGGGCGGACCGGGACCATGTTCGCCTGTGAGCAGGAAGGAGTAACTCCTGATTTTCTGTGTCTGGCGAAAGGAATCACCGGCGGCTATCTGCCGTTAGCGGTGACGATGGCAACGGATGAAATTGCGGCTGCTTTCGAGGGCGCTCATACCGACTACAATGCCTTCTACCACGGGCATACTTATACGGGGAACTCCCTGGCATGTGCCGCGGCCCTGGCGACGTTGAAGCTGTTTGATGAGAACAGGACGCTGGATAACGTTCGGGAGACTTCTGCAGTATTGACACAGCGGCTGGCAGAACTCAAGGAGCATCCTTACGTGGGAGAAATTCGCCATAAAGGAGTGATGGTCGGTATAGAACTGGTCGCGGATCGTGAAACCCGGACTGCTTTTCCAGCAGAGCTTCGTTTAGGACACCAGGTGACCCTGGCTGCGAGAAAGAACGGCGTGATTGTGCGTCCGCTGGGCGATGTGGTGATTCTTATGCCGGCTCCTGGAATGCCCGCTGAACTGGTTGAGCAGTTGTGTGATACCGTGTTTGCCGCGATTGATGAAGCGATACAAATGCAGGTAGCTTAA
- the queC gene encoding 7-cyano-7-deazaguanine synthase QueC, whose translation MTTEVPKAVVLVSGGLDSATTLAIAADAGFELYALSFDYGQRHRHELEAAKKVCQAFDVKKFVIFPLDLRVFGGSALTADIDVPKDRSEHDLETGIPITYVPARNTVFLSLALAWAETLNAYDLFIGVNAVDYSGYPDCRPEFISAFQTVASLATKTGVEHSGHWKIHTPLISLKKADIIKTGMELGVDYGLTHSCYDPLPDGTPCGHCDSCQLRAKGFAEAGFADPALKADS comes from the coding sequence ATGACGACTGAAGTCCCCAAAGCCGTCGTTCTCGTCAGTGGAGGCCTCGATTCGGCAACGACATTAGCCATTGCTGCCGATGCCGGATTTGAACTGTATGCCCTGTCATTCGATTACGGCCAGCGTCATCGACACGAGTTGGAAGCCGCCAAGAAGGTCTGCCAGGCATTCGATGTCAAAAAATTCGTGATCTTCCCACTGGATTTACGCGTCTTTGGTGGTTCTGCATTGACCGCTGATATTGATGTCCCCAAAGATCGCTCTGAACATGATCTGGAAACCGGAATTCCCATTACCTACGTCCCCGCACGGAATACTGTTTTTCTCTCACTCGCATTAGCCTGGGCAGAAACGCTGAATGCCTACGATCTGTTTATCGGCGTAAACGCCGTCGATTACAGCGGCTACCCTGATTGTCGCCCCGAGTTTATCAGTGCGTTCCAGACCGTCGCTTCTCTAGCCACCAAAACCGGAGTTGAGCACTCCGGCCACTGGAAAATCCATACGCCCCTGATCTCGCTCAAGAAAGCGGATATCATCAAAACAGGTATGGAACTTGGTGTCGACTACGGACTGACACACAGCTGTTACGATCCCCTGCCTGATGGTACTCCTTGCGGACACTGTGACTCGTGCCAACTGCGTGCCAAAGGATTTGCGGAAGCCGGTTTTGCTGATCCCGCGTTAAAAGCAGACAGCTAA
- the argH gene encoding argininosuccinate lyase encodes MAAKAWGGRFQQQTDARVEAFTESISFDSRLAAVDIQGSQAHARMLARVGLISDDECTQIVETLTQIGNEIEAGNFEFRFDLEDIHMHIESALIERVGDVGRKLHTARSRNDQVSTDLKLYTREAIHRVDGLLKDLQTAFVERCGRDQDLVLPGFTHLQRAQPVKAAHYWLAYCEKFDRDRQRLADCLKRVNVSPLGGAALAGTSLPIDRHYTAELLEFTDVARNSLDISSDRDYLAEFCFCMALIATHLSNWAEEWIAWFSTEFGFIKLPDAFTTGSSIMPQKRNPDVLELIRGKSARPIADVQQILVLLKGLPMAYNRDMQEDKLALFDAYDTVAACLELAAAMVEGAELQQETIANKLEDGFLDATALMEYLIKKGTPMRTGHGIVGKLVSVCESRSIRLVDLPLEELQQACPQIEEDIYQVLGARNAMAALCSFGSGGEVPVQEQTEYWKEKLGL; translated from the coding sequence GTGGCCGCAAAAGCCTGGGGAGGACGATTTCAACAGCAGACCGATGCCCGCGTGGAAGCGTTTACGGAATCGATCAGTTTTGACAGCCGACTGGCGGCAGTGGACATTCAGGGCTCACAGGCCCATGCCCGGATGTTGGCCAGGGTGGGACTGATCAGTGATGACGAATGCACGCAGATCGTTGAGACGCTGACCCAGATCGGTAATGAAATTGAAGCCGGAAACTTCGAGTTTCGTTTCGATCTGGAAGACATCCACATGCATATTGAAAGCGCACTGATTGAGCGTGTTGGCGATGTAGGACGAAAACTGCATACGGCACGGAGCCGCAACGATCAGGTTTCGACTGATCTGAAGCTCTACACACGCGAGGCGATTCATCGCGTGGACGGTCTGCTTAAGGATCTGCAGACCGCGTTTGTCGAACGCTGCGGTCGAGACCAGGATCTCGTACTGCCCGGCTTCACACATCTGCAGCGGGCGCAACCGGTGAAAGCCGCCCATTACTGGCTGGCTTACTGTGAAAAGTTTGATCGCGATCGTCAGCGACTGGCAGACTGTTTGAAGCGTGTGAATGTTTCTCCTCTGGGTGGGGCAGCACTGGCGGGGACTTCATTGCCCATCGATCGGCATTATACGGCGGAACTGCTGGAATTCACTGACGTAGCCCGCAATAGTCTGGATATTTCCAGCGACCGGGATTATCTTGCGGAATTCTGTTTCTGTATGGCGTTGATCGCAACCCATCTGAGCAACTGGGCTGAAGAGTGGATTGCCTGGTTCTCGACTGAATTCGGGTTCATCAAACTGCCTGATGCGTTTACTACCGGATCGTCGATCATGCCCCAAAAACGGAATCCGGATGTACTGGAACTGATTCGCGGTAAGTCGGCTCGACCGATTGCCGATGTGCAGCAGATTCTGGTGCTGCTCAAAGGTTTGCCGATGGCTTACAATCGTGACATGCAGGAAGACAAGCTGGCGTTGTTCGATGCTTACGATACAGTGGCTGCCTGTTTGGAACTGGCGGCAGCGATGGTAGAAGGGGCAGAGCTGCAGCAGGAAACTATTGCGAACAAGCTGGAAGACGGATTTCTTGACGCGACCGCACTAATGGAATACCTGATCAAAAAAGGAACGCCAATGCGGACCGGACATGGCATCGTGGGCAAGCTGGTTTCGGTGTGTGAATCCCGTTCGATTCGTCTGGTGGATTTGCCGCTGGAAGAACTACAGCAGGCCTGTCCGCAGATTGAAGAAGACATCTACCAGGTGTTGGGGGCACGGAATGCGATGGCGGCGCTCTGCAGTTTTGGATCGGGAGGTGAAGTACCGGTACAGGAACAGACAGAATACTGGAAAGAGAAGCTGGGATTGTAA
- a CDS encoding DUF1501 domain-containing protein — translation MTEVFKNGMCAPHLLNRRQALQVGVGLFGLNLPQVLQASAGPDKPDLSCIFIFLAGGPSHFETFDPKPNAPVEIRGPWKPTSTNVPGTQICEKLPLLATRMDKVAIIRSWQGKSGSHSTGSQHVASGFAPPGKQYFPNFGCLVSALYGSRVPGVPPHLGIPVAARYTDPPGYLGTAYSAFDLKGDPQKPDMELGGLNLSRTRFENRLSMLDQLENLSRLHDVKNSQLESVDKFTDEAIAMLTSGVMQKAVNLNDEPLNTRERYGDNIYGRRVLLARRLIEAGARFVTINQAVQGGLFGNAKTNGTWDNHGWLFDSMMSFAGRPAGMPENKRWHSYAGPGNLPQLDMSLSALLDDLEDRGLLDTTLVIAMGEFGRTPKINATAGRDHYPNAGSVLMAGGPVQRGVVIGATDRKGSLPSTRPWRPEDIATSIYHALGINSHQTYFPRLPRPTPIANGEIIEGLF, via the coding sequence ATGACTGAAGTCTTTAAAAACGGGATGTGCGCACCTCATCTGCTTAATCGACGTCAGGCCTTACAGGTCGGTGTCGGGCTCTTCGGCTTAAACTTGCCACAGGTTCTGCAAGCGTCAGCCGGTCCAGACAAACCTGACCTCTCCTGTATCTTCATTTTCCTGGCAGGAGGCCCGAGCCATTTCGAAACATTCGACCCCAAACCAAACGCACCCGTAGAAATTCGTGGCCCCTGGAAACCTACGAGCACCAATGTGCCTGGCACACAGATATGTGAAAAACTTCCTCTACTGGCGACCCGAATGGATAAAGTAGCCATCATTCGCTCCTGGCAGGGCAAAAGTGGTTCACACAGTACCGGTTCTCAACATGTAGCCAGTGGATTTGCTCCCCCAGGCAAACAGTATTTCCCTAACTTTGGTTGCCTTGTCTCAGCATTATACGGTAGTCGAGTGCCCGGAGTTCCTCCCCACCTGGGCATTCCAGTTGCCGCTCGCTACACAGACCCTCCCGGTTACCTGGGAACTGCCTACTCCGCGTTTGATCTCAAAGGAGATCCGCAAAAACCAGACATGGAACTGGGGGGATTGAATCTTTCGCGAACGCGATTCGAAAATCGGCTATCAATGCTGGATCAGTTAGAAAACTTGAGTCGACTGCACGATGTGAAAAATTCGCAACTGGAATCGGTCGACAAGTTCACCGACGAAGCAATTGCCATGCTGACCAGTGGTGTAATGCAGAAAGCAGTCAATCTGAACGATGAGCCCCTTAACACACGTGAACGTTACGGAGACAACATATATGGTCGCCGTGTCTTACTGGCCCGCAGGCTGATTGAAGCCGGTGCACGATTTGTAACAATCAATCAAGCCGTCCAGGGAGGCCTCTTTGGAAATGCAAAAACGAATGGCACCTGGGATAACCATGGCTGGCTGTTTGATTCCATGATGTCTTTCGCCGGGCGCCCAGCTGGAATGCCAGAAAATAAACGGTGGCACAGCTATGCCGGTCCCGGCAACTTGCCTCAATTGGATATGTCCCTCTCTGCTTTACTTGATGATCTGGAAGATCGTGGGCTGCTGGACACGACTCTTGTCATCGCGATGGGGGAATTCGGTCGCACACCCAAAATAAATGCGACTGCGGGACGCGACCACTACCCGAATGCCGGTAGTGTACTCATGGCAGGAGGCCCGGTTCAACGAGGAGTTGTCATCGGAGCCACGGACCGCAAAGGCAGCCTTCCCAGCACTCGGCCCTGGCGGCCCGAAGACATTGCGACTTCAATCTACCATGCTCTGGGCATCAATTCGCATCAAACATATTTCCCCCGTCTCCCACGCCCCACTCCCATTGCAAACGGAGAAATTATCGAGGGGTTATTTTAA
- a CDS encoding malate dehydrogenase: MTHPIRVAVTGAAGQIGYAMLFRLASGEIFGPDQPVILHLVEIPPMLSALDGVEMELDDCAFPTLAGVVKADSDHLEDAFADCNFVVCVGSIPRKAGMERGDLIRINGPIFTSTGKAIEAAAAEDVRVLVVGNPCNTNCLIAMSNAPKVPRDRWYAMTRLDQNRAMTQIAKKAGQPVSAVKNMNIWGNHSATQFPDFYHATIHGNPVPEIIEDHDWLRGEFIETVQKRGAAVIQARGASSAASAANAALDTIKSIITPTPLGESFSAAVCSDGSYGVDEGLICGYPLTSDGTTWKIVEGQEHDDFAQAKFEATLQELRDERDVVRDLLPG, from the coding sequence ATGACTCATCCGATTCGAGTTGCGGTAACCGGGGCAGCTGGCCAGATTGGTTATGCCATGCTGTTTCGCCTGGCTTCCGGGGAAATTTTTGGCCCTGATCAGCCTGTCATTCTGCATCTTGTGGAAATTCCTCCGATGCTGTCTGCGTTGGACGGAGTTGAGATGGAGCTTGACGACTGTGCCTTCCCAACTCTGGCTGGTGTTGTCAAAGCGGACAGCGACCACCTGGAAGATGCGTTTGCAGACTGTAACTTTGTCGTCTGCGTCGGAAGTATTCCCCGTAAAGCCGGCATGGAACGTGGCGACTTGATCCGGATTAACGGTCCCATTTTCACCAGCACCGGTAAGGCAATCGAAGCAGCAGCCGCTGAGGATGTGCGGGTTCTGGTTGTCGGTAATCCCTGTAACACCAACTGTCTGATCGCGATGAGCAATGCTCCCAAAGTTCCCCGTGATCGCTGGTACGCCATGACCCGTCTGGATCAGAATCGTGCCATGACCCAGATCGCCAAGAAAGCAGGTCAACCTGTTTCTGCGGTTAAGAACATGAACATCTGGGGTAATCACTCAGCAACTCAGTTCCCTGATTTTTATCATGCTACCATCCACGGTAACCCGGTTCCTGAAATTATTGAAGACCATGACTGGTTGCGCGGCGAATTCATTGAAACTGTGCAAAAACGTGGTGCTGCCGTTATTCAGGCCCGTGGCGCTTCCAGTGCCGCTTCTGCTGCGAACGCTGCCCTTGATACCATTAAGAGCATTATCACACCGACACCGCTGGGCGAAAGCTTCTCAGCCGCTGTCTGCAGTGATGGCAGTTACGGAGTTGATGAAGGCCTGATCTGTGGTTACCCACTGACCAGTGATGGAACTACCTGGAAAATCGTCGAAGGTCAGGAGCATGATGATTTTGCTCAAGCCAAGTTTGAAGCGACTTTACAGGAACTGCGGGATGAACGCGATGTCGTTCGCGATCTGCTGCCTGGTTAA
- a CDS encoding nitrilase family protein, whose translation MRDIRIAVVQFEHRNGDKAFNLQRIRELSQQAVEQGAEIVSFHECCIPAYTFVQSFSKEELLDLAEQVPDGPSTRELMQISQEVGVPILAGLFEVDQDEVYNTYVCVDGNELVARFRKLHAFVNSHLASGSEYVVFELRGCRCGILICYDNNLVENVRMTAMLGADIIFMPHVTCCLPSVMPGRGLVDPSLWHNRARDPVRLRQEFQGPKGKGWLMKWLPARAYDNGVYAIFTNPVGMDDQEVKPGLSMILDPFGEIIAECTRLGDDIAIALCTDEKLHQAGGRRYIRARRPDLYGKLVEAPAEPPVTEPGWELKPSS comes from the coding sequence ATGAGAGACATCAGGATTGCTGTCGTTCAGTTTGAACACCGTAATGGGGACAAAGCTTTTAACCTGCAGCGGATTCGTGAACTCTCACAACAGGCGGTCGAACAGGGAGCGGAAATTGTCAGCTTCCATGAATGTTGTATCCCCGCTTACACGTTTGTGCAATCATTCTCGAAAGAGGAACTGCTGGATCTAGCGGAACAGGTTCCCGATGGCCCGAGTACCCGGGAACTGATGCAGATCTCACAGGAGGTGGGAGTGCCAATTCTAGCGGGGCTCTTCGAAGTTGATCAGGACGAAGTCTATAACACGTATGTTTGTGTTGACGGCAACGAACTCGTAGCACGGTTCCGCAAACTGCATGCGTTTGTGAATTCGCATTTGGCTTCAGGGAGTGAATACGTGGTCTTCGAACTGCGGGGCTGCCGCTGTGGAATTTTGATCTGTTATGACAATAACCTGGTTGAAAATGTGCGGATGACGGCAATGCTGGGGGCTGACATTATTTTCATGCCTCATGTGACCTGCTGTCTGCCGTCTGTAATGCCGGGTCGTGGGCTGGTTGATCCTTCACTCTGGCACAATCGCGCGCGTGATCCGGTCAGGTTGCGTCAGGAATTTCAGGGACCCAAAGGCAAAGGGTGGCTGATGAAGTGGCTGCCTGCACGGGCCTACGATAATGGCGTGTATGCGATCTTCACAAACCCGGTTGGCATGGATGACCAGGAGGTCAAACCAGGACTCTCGATGATTCTGGATCCGTTTGGGGAAATCATTGCCGAATGTACCAGGCTGGGCGATGACATCGCCATTGCCTTGTGCACGGATGAAAAACTGCATCAGGCCGGCGGACGCCGCTACATACGTGCCCGTCGACCGGATCTGTATGGAAAACTGGTTGAAGCACCGGCGGAGCCACCGGTCACCGAGCCTGGTTGGGAACTGAAACCGTCCAGTTAA
- the lpdA gene encoding dihydrolipoyl dehydrogenase yields the protein MSGSATRETDIVVIGGGPGGYPAAFEAADKGYKVIMVNDDVAPGGVCLNRGCIPSKALLHVAKLINETRESAEWGITFQKPEINLDQLRDFKNKVVTQLTGGIGQLAGARNVEILKGFGRFKDANSVEVTKQDGTTETIQFKYAIVATGSSPAVPPVFDLDDDRIMDSTGALELADIPTKLLVVGGGYIGLEMGSVYAALGSEVTVVEMTGGLLPGADRDLVRPLQKRLTESFAAIHLNTKVEKLTPGDNGITADLSGEGVEPQQVFDRVLISIGRRPNKKGIGFENTKLELDERGFIKHDAQQRTAEPHIYAIGDIAGEPMLAHKATREAKVAIESIAGEFGEFDNIAIPAVVFTDPELAWCGVTEQEAKDQGLDVEITRFPWAASGRAQTLGRTEGLTKMIFDKKTGRVLGVGIVGPGAGELIAEGVMAVEMAAVAEDVAESIHAHPTLSETLMEGAEAFTGQATHMYKPKRK from the coding sequence ATGTCTGGATCAGCTACCAGAGAAACGGATATTGTTGTCATCGGCGGTGGCCCCGGCGGTTATCCAGCCGCATTTGAAGCTGCCGACAAAGGCTACAAAGTCATTATGGTCAATGATGACGTTGCCCCCGGGGGTGTCTGCCTGAACCGGGGTTGTATTCCTTCCAAAGCACTGCTGCATGTCGCAAAACTGATCAATGAAACCAGAGAATCCGCTGAGTGGGGCATTACCTTTCAGAAGCCGGAAATCAACCTCGATCAGCTCCGGGACTTCAAAAACAAGGTCGTCACACAATTGACCGGCGGAATCGGGCAACTCGCTGGCGCCCGCAACGTGGAAATCCTCAAAGGCTTCGGCCGTTTCAAAGATGCCAACTCCGTCGAAGTCACAAAACAGGATGGAACAACCGAAACCATTCAATTCAAATACGCGATTGTCGCCACAGGTTCCTCACCAGCTGTGCCTCCCGTCTTTGATCTGGATGATGATCGGATCATGGATTCTACCGGTGCCCTGGAACTGGCCGACATCCCCACAAAACTGCTCGTCGTTGGCGGCGGTTACATCGGTCTGGAGATGGGCAGTGTTTATGCCGCCCTGGGCTCGGAAGTAACGGTTGTGGAAATGACAGGCGGACTTCTGCCCGGTGCAGACCGTGATCTGGTGCGCCCGCTGCAGAAACGGCTTACCGAAAGTTTTGCGGCCATTCACCTGAATACCAAAGTCGAAAAACTGACTCCCGGTGATAACGGAATCACAGCCGACTTGAGTGGTGAAGGGGTCGAACCCCAGCAGGTCTTCGACCGTGTGTTGATTTCGATCGGCCGTCGTCCGAATAAAAAAGGCATCGGCTTCGAGAATACGAAACTGGAGCTGGACGAACGCGGTTTCATCAAACACGATGCACAGCAGCGAACTGCCGAGCCTCACATCTACGCGATTGGTGATATTGCCGGCGAACCGATGCTGGCACATAAAGCCACCCGTGAAGCCAAAGTCGCCATCGAAAGCATAGCCGGTGAATTCGGCGAGTTCGATAACATCGCCATTCCCGCGGTTGTTTTCACCGACCCGGAACTCGCCTGGTGTGGTGTGACCGAGCAGGAAGCCAAAGACCAGGGACTGGATGTGGAAATCACTCGTTTCCCCTGGGCTGCCTCAGGACGGGCTCAGACTCTGGGCCGCACGGAAGGCCTCACCAAAATGATCTTCGACAAAAAAACCGGGCGTGTGCTCGGCGTCGGGATTGTCGGACCGGGTGCCGGTGAACTGATTGCGGAAGGCGTAATGGCTGTCGAAATGGCCGCGGTCGCAGAGGACGTCGCCGAAAGCATTCATGCACATCCCACGCTCTCGGAGACCCTGATGGAAGGAGCAGAAGCCTTCACTGGTCAGGCGACGCACATGTATAAACCCAAAAGAAAATAA
- the truA gene encoding tRNA pseudouridine(38-40) synthase TruA has protein sequence MRNIKLTLAYDGSEYAGWQVQPNGPSVQACVEKAIEQLTQQRSPVLVAGRTDAGVHALGQVASFQTESAIPCKNLQTGLQRFLPESICVREVREVPPDFHATYSAIQKRYRYVIHNSAVPYPFLKKYVSEFGRPLDSDRMHAAGQQLLGQHDFRCFESHYPNKATSVRTITELTVQRTGVWPVWGVLEQAHLSMENSTSAEFITVDVVADGFLYNMVRAIVGTLLDVGVGRWTSNDVQKILTGMDRSQAGPTAPACGLYLVQVDYPE, from the coding sequence ATGAGAAATATTAAATTGACCTTGGCCTATGATGGATCGGAATATGCTGGGTGGCAGGTGCAACCCAATGGGCCGTCCGTCCAGGCCTGTGTGGAAAAAGCGATTGAACAGCTTACGCAGCAGCGCAGTCCGGTGCTGGTCGCAGGTCGTACTGATGCCGGCGTGCACGCGTTAGGTCAGGTGGCCAGTTTTCAGACGGAATCAGCCATTCCCTGTAAGAATCTGCAAACAGGATTACAGCGGTTTCTGCCAGAGAGCATCTGTGTGCGCGAAGTACGGGAAGTACCGCCGGACTTTCATGCTACCTATTCCGCGATTCAGAAACGGTATCGGTATGTGATTCACAATTCAGCGGTTCCCTATCCGTTCCTGAAAAAATATGTGAGCGAGTTCGGTCGTCCTCTGGACTCAGACCGCATGCATGCCGCCGGTCAGCAGCTGCTGGGCCAACATGATTTCCGCTGTTTCGAATCGCATTATCCCAATAAAGCAACCAGCGTGCGGACGATTACAGAACTGACTGTGCAGCGGACCGGGGTCTGGCCTGTGTGGGGAGTATTAGAACAGGCGCATCTTTCGATGGAGAATTCTACTTCAGCGGAGTTCATTACCGTCGATGTTGTTGCTGACGGATTTTTGTACAATATGGTGCGCGCGATTGTAGGTACGCTGCTGGACGTAGGCGTTGGTCGCTGGACCTCAAACGATGTACAGAAAATTCTGACCGGAATGGACCGTTCACAGGCCGGGCCAACAGCGCCGGCCTGTGGTTTGTACCTGGTACAGGTTGACTATCCGGAATGA
- a CDS encoding leucyl aminopeptidase, with product MATQFTNESLSSLTADWLVLGLAESAPLSASITELDQTLGGLLSRLIESEDFTGKAGTTTTLLGITEIKTPRILLAGLGTAESISLASLEKTMKTAARSISSKPDTSIVVALPEVENSSLTTEQFATVTSASMIVGAVGQDLYRKETARFPFQQITIAGSGDAAECQQAVDRGTILGESINLAREMVNRHAGDIFPVSFADRVVEVAKSTGLEAEILDENQLKQEKMGSMLAVAQGSDQPARLAILKYQGADASAPTLALVGKGVTFDSGGLSLKPSDGMKTMKCDMGGAAAVLGAMNAIAQLKLPVNVIGYMGLVENMVNGSSYKLGDVLTARNGKTIEVLNTDAEGRLVLADVLSFAVDRGAANIIDLATLTGACVVALGEEVTGVFANNAEWSQVVQDAAQASGEDVWELPMFPQFADQLKSDVADLKNVGTRWGGAITAAKFLENFVSETPWVHLDIAGPAFASANAPHREGGGTGCMVKTLVEVAAQYGSTK from the coding sequence ATGGCTACGCAATTCACAAATGAATCACTCTCCTCTCTCACTGCTGACTGGCTGGTTTTAGGGCTGGCCGAATCGGCTCCCCTGAGCGCCTCAATTACAGAACTGGACCAGACTCTAGGCGGTCTCCTATCCCGTCTCATCGAAAGCGAAGATTTCACAGGCAAGGCGGGCACCACGACCACATTGCTGGGGATCACCGAAATCAAGACACCACGCATTTTACTGGCTGGGCTGGGGACTGCTGAAAGTATCAGTCTCGCATCGCTCGAAAAAACGATGAAGACCGCCGCCCGTTCGATTTCCAGTAAGCCAGATACCAGCATCGTCGTTGCCCTGCCCGAAGTCGAAAATAGTTCTCTCACAACAGAACAGTTCGCCACTGTGACCAGCGCTTCAATGATCGTGGGTGCAGTCGGACAGGATCTGTACCGCAAAGAGACAGCACGCTTCCCCTTTCAGCAGATCACTATCGCAGGCAGCGGTGATGCAGCAGAATGCCAGCAGGCTGTAGATCGAGGCACGATTCTGGGAGAATCAATTAACCTCGCAAGAGAGATGGTCAACCGCCATGCCGGAGATATTTTCCCCGTCAGCTTCGCAGACCGCGTAGTGGAAGTCGCGAAGTCAACAGGGCTGGAAGCAGAGATACTCGATGAAAATCAACTCAAACAGGAAAAGATGGGCTCCATGCTGGCTGTCGCACAAGGCAGTGATCAGCCGGCACGCCTCGCCATTCTGAAATACCAGGGTGCAGATGCCTCAGCTCCCACACTGGCCCTGGTAGGCAAAGGGGTCACCTTCGACAGTGGCGGACTTTCTCTGAAACCCAGCGATGGTATGAAAACGATGAAATGCGATATGGGGGGTGCTGCTGCCGTTCTCGGCGCCATGAATGCGATCGCCCAGCTCAAACTACCCGTGAATGTTATTGGCTACATGGGTCTGGTAGAAAACATGGTCAATGGATCGTCTTATAAACTGGGTGATGTCCTGACGGCCCGTAACGGGAAAACCATCGAAGTCCTCAATACCGACGCTGAAGGGCGACTGGTTCTGGCAGATGTTCTTTCTTTTGCCGTTGATCGTGGCGCAGCAAATATAATTGACCTGGCAACATTAACGGGAGCCTGCGTTGTCGCGTTGGGTGAAGAAGTCACCGGGGTCTTCGCGAATAACGCCGAATGGTCCCAAGTGGTCCAGGATGCAGCGCAAGCCAGCGGAGAAGACGTCTGGGAATTGCCAATGTTTCCACAGTTTGCCGACCAGTTGAAAAGCGATGTCGCTGACCTCAAAAACGTGGGAACCCGCTGGGGCGGTGCGATCACAGCCGCCAAATTCCTGGAAAACTTTGTGAGTGAAACGCCGTGGGTGCACCTGGATATTGCCGGACCGGCCTTCGCCTCAGCGAATGCCCCCCATCGTGAAGGGGGCGGGACTGGCTGTATGGTCAAAACACTGGTTGAAGTTGCTGCTCAGTACGGCTCGACCAAATAG